The Patescibacteria group bacterium genome includes a window with the following:
- the thrS gene encoding threonine--tRNA ligase, with protein sequence MDQNEKLRALRHTTEHVLTQAVLRLFPKVKMAMGPATDEGFYFDFDPNGEQISEKDFPKIEAEMEKIIKADLPLKREEITLDEARKVFADNPYKLEWLDEIEKRKEKPTIYRTGNEFVDLCAGPHVSSTGKIKAFKLISIAGAYWHGDERNKMLTRIYGTAFETKEELEKYLKNLEEAKKRDHRKIGKDLDLFLLTDEVGPGLLILKPKGAIIRREIENFIIEEQTKRGYQHVYTPHIGRKQLWKTSGHWDLYRDKMYSPMKIDQDEYLVKPMNCPFHMAVYKSQKRSYRELPLRIAEIATVYRYEKPGELSGMLRVRHITQDDAHIFCRENQVVNEFIGVFDYMSYLLETFGLNNYYLRLGLRSPKEKYLGNDEIWEKAEKEIVKAIEKKGLKYVKSYGDAAFYGPKLDVIIKDAIGREWQCGTIQVDFMLPERFGLEYVNEKGEIERPVLIHRAPLGSIERFLAIIIENYAGNFPAWLSPIQVRVLPITERNVKYAQDITEKLETNGIRAEIDLRNETLGAKIRDAQLEKVYLMVIVGDKEEKENKVAVRNRHGKDNGLQTIESLIEDLNNKIKQKLP encoded by the coding sequence ATGGATCAAAACGAAAAATTAAGAGCACTGAGACACACTACCGAACACGTTTTAACTCAGGCTGTTTTGAGGCTTTTCCCCAAAGTAAAAATGGCTATGGGGCCAGCAACCGATGAGGGTTTCTATTTTGACTTTGACCCCAATGGAGAACAAATTAGCGAAAAAGATTTTCCCAAAATAGAAGCAGAAATGGAAAAAATTATCAAAGCAGATTTACCACTAAAAAGGGAGGAAATTACTCTTGACGAGGCAAGAAAAGTTTTTGCAGATAATCCCTACAAACTTGAATGGTTAGATGAAATTGAAAAAAGAAAAGAAAAACCCACAATCTATAGAACCGGAAATGAATTTGTAGATCTTTGTGCAGGACCCCATGTTAGCTCAACTGGCAAAATAAAAGCCTTCAAACTTATCTCTATCGCCGGTGCCTACTGGCATGGAGACGAAAGAAATAAAATGTTAACCCGAATTTATGGAACTGCTTTTGAAACAAAAGAAGAGCTTGAAAAATACCTAAAAAATTTAGAGGAAGCAAAAAAAAGAGACCATAGAAAAATCGGCAAAGACTTAGATCTATTCCTGCTAACAGACGAAGTTGGACCAGGGCTTCTAATACTTAAGCCAAAAGGGGCTATTATAAGGCGAGAAATAGAAAACTTCATAATTGAAGAACAAACTAAAAGAGGGTATCAGCATGTCTACACCCCTCATATCGGCCGAAAACAACTTTGGAAAACCTCCGGCCATTGGGATTTATACCGGGACAAGATGTATTCGCCAATGAAAATAGACCAAGATGAATATTTAGTCAAACCAATGAATTGTCCATTCCATATGGCAGTTTACAAATCTCAAAAAAGAAGCTATAGGGAACTCCCATTAAGAATTGCTGAAATTGCAACAGTTTATCGCTATGAAAAACCTGGAGAACTTTCAGGAATGTTAAGAGTAAGACACATCACTCAAGATGACGCACATATTTTTTGCCGAGAAAACCAAGTAGTTAATGAATTTATAGGGGTATTTGATTATATGTCCTACTTGCTTGAAACATTTGGCCTTAATAATTACTACCTAAGGCTAGGTCTAAGATCTCCAAAAGAAAAATATCTTGGCAATGACGAAATATGGGAAAAGGCAGAAAAAGAAATAGTAAAGGCAATAGAGAAAAAAGGATTGAAATATGTTAAAAGCTATGGAGATGCGGCTTTTTATGGACCAAAGCTTGATGTAATAATTAAAGATGCCATAGGAAGAGAGTGGCAGTGCGGAACAATACAAGTTGATTTTATGCTTCCAGAGCGTTTTGGTCTTGAGTATGTAAACGAAAAAGGAGAGATAGAAAGACCGGTTTTAATCCACAGAGCTCCACTAGGTTCAATCGAGAGGTTTCTTGCCATAATAATTGAAAATTACGCAGGCAACTTTCCAGCTTGGTTATCACCCATACAAGTAAGAGTTTTGCCTATTACCGAAAGGAATGTCAAATATGCCCAAGATATTACAGAAAAACTTGAGACAAATGGTATAAGAGCCGAAATCGATTTAAGGAATGAAACCTTGGGAGCAAAAATACGCGACGCACAACTTGAAAAAGTATATCTAATGGTTATAGTAGGTGACAAAGAAGAAAAAGAAAATAAAGTAGCTGTAAGAAACAGACACGGAAAAGATAACGGTTTGCAAACAATTGAGTCTCTAATCGAAGACCTTAACAATAAAATAAAACAAAAGCTTCCGTAA
- the infC gene encoding translation initiation factor IF-3, with amino-acid sequence MKNKLKDILSNWRINQKIRAEKVRVIDADKKFVGIMTLKEALEKGQELGLDLVEIAPKANPPVVRMIELGKFKYEQEKRLKKEKKGAKGGETKEIRFSPFIAEADYQNRIERIREFLKEGNKVRIVVKFKGAQMGSKDFGYDLIKRVISEVGLPINIDMEPKFLGRHLASVISPMSKSKKEGENKNAENQN; translated from the coding sequence TTGAAGAATAAATTGAAAGACATCTTAAGCAACTGGCGAATAAATCAAAAAATAAGAGCTGAGAAAGTAAGAGTTATTGATGCTGACAAGAAATTTGTCGGCATTATGACTTTAAAAGAGGCTCTTGAAAAAGGCCAAGAATTAGGCCTTGATTTAGTAGAGATTGCGCCAAAAGCCAATCCTCCAGTTGTAAGGATGATTGAACTCGGCAAGTTTAAATACGAGCAGGAAAAGCGGCTTAAAAAAGAGAAAAAGGGTGCCAAGGGTGGTGAAACAAAGGAAATAAGATTCTCACCCTTTATTGCTGAGGCTGATTATCAAAACAGAATTGAAAGAATAAGAGAATTTTTAAAAGAAGGAAATAAAGTAAGAATAGTTGTCAAATTCAAAGGTGCACAAATGGGTAGTAAAGATTTTGGGTATGATTTAATAAAAAGAGTAATATCAGAGGTTGGCCTACCTATAAATATAGATATGGAACCAAAATTCTTAGGAAGACATTTAGCTAGCGTCATTTCACCTATGTCAAAATCAAAAAAGGAAGGAGAAAACAAAAATGCCGAAAACCAAAACTAA
- the rplT gene encoding 50S ribosomal protein L20 yields MARTKSIASRKHRKILKKAKGYRQARSRRIKTAKEAVLHAGQYAYIGRKNKKRDLRKLWIIRLNAAARKEGISYSKLIKLLKENNVEIDRKILSNIAVKFPEVFKKIVASLK; encoded by the coding sequence ATGGCAAGGACAAAATCAATAGCATCAAGAAAACATCGAAAGATTTTGAAAAAGGCTAAAGGTTATAGGCAAGCAAGAAGTAGAAGAATAAAAACAGCCAAAGAGGCTGTACTTCATGCAGGCCAGTACGCCTATATTGGCAGAAAAAATAAAAAAAGAGATTTGAGAAAGCTTTGGATTATTAGATTAAACGCTGCTGCAAGAAAGGAAGGCATTTCTTATTCCAAACTTATAAAACTTCTAAAAGAAAATAATGTAGAAATAGACAGAAAAATTCTAAGTAACATCGCTGTTAAATTTCCTGAAGTTTTCAAAAAAATAGTTGCTAGCCTAAAATGA
- the pheS gene encoding phenylalanine--tRNA ligase alpha subunit, which produces MNEEIINLKNEAFAQINTASDTKELEEIRIAYLGRNGKLTSLIKRIKEVPPEKRSQVGSLINETKKNLENLLSDKKQEIIKSLTEKREWFDLSIPGIKPEMGHKHPLKEVLEEVKDVFRYLGYQVAEGPEIESDYYNFEALNIPKDHPARDTQMTFYLENGKILRTQTSAMQVRVMEKTKPPFRVLVPGRNFRFEQVDASHGFEFWQVEGFAVDKNIRFTDLLGTISFVLKKLFGEEAKLRFATTNFPFVEPGVDTYLQCTICKGKGCPFCKNTGWSEIMPAGMIHPEVLKKGKINPQEWQGFAFAIGFSRIVNLRYQIDDLRILTTPDIRILSQF; this is translated from the coding sequence ATGAACGAGGAAATAATAAATTTAAAAAACGAAGCTTTTGCACAAATAAACACAGCCAGTGATACAAAAGAGTTGGAAGAAATTCGAATTGCTTATTTAGGTAGAAATGGCAAATTAACTTCCTTAATCAAAAGAATAAAAGAAGTGCCCCCAGAAAAAAGATCACAAGTGGGCAGTCTTATTAACGAAACTAAAAAAAATCTCGAAAATCTCCTCTCAGATAAAAAGCAGGAAATAATCAAAAGCCTAACAGAAAAAAGAGAATGGTTTGACTTAAGTATTCCAGGAATCAAACCAGAAATGGGCCACAAACACCCCTTAAAAGAGGTCTTAGAGGAGGTTAAGGATGTATTCAGATACCTAGGTTATCAAGTAGCCGAAGGACCAGAAATAGAATCAGATTATTACAACTTTGAAGCACTAAATATTCCAAAGGATCATCCGGCACGAGACACTCAGATGACTTTTTATCTAGAAAATGGAAAAATACTACGAACACAAACCTCAGCTATGCAAGTTAGGGTCATGGAAAAAACAAAACCACCTTTTAGAGTTTTGGTGCCAGGAAGAAATTTCAGATTTGAACAAGTTGACGCTTCACACGGTTTTGAGTTTTGGCAAGTAGAGGGGTTTGCTGTTGATAAAAATATACGCTTCACCGATTTGTTGGGAACTATCAGTTTTGTGTTGAAAAAACTTTTTGGGGAAGAAGCAAAATTAAGATTTGCCACAACCAATTTCCCGTTTGTCGAGCCTGGAGTTGATACATACTTACAATGCACTATTTGTAAAGGAAAGGGCTGCCCTTTTTGCAAAAACACAGGCTGGAGTGAGATAATGCCTGCCGGAATGATTCACCCTGAAGTTCTAAAAAAGGGAAAAATCAATCCACAAGAGTGGCAGGGTTTTGCCTTTGCAATAGGCTTTTCAAGAATTGTTAATCTAAGATATCAAATAGATGATTTAAGAATTCTCACAACACCGGACATAAGAATTTTATCTCAATTTTAA
- the pheT gene encoding phenylalanine--tRNA ligase beta subunit codes for MLVPISWLKEYVEIKMPLQDLMWRLTEIGLTCERTEKINGEDVLDIEVTANRPDWMSILGVAQEVAAIQNTKVKEPALKKIKIPKDSWPIKLENNFQAIRRWTGIIISDIEIKPSPTWLQKRLISVNLRPINNVVDITNFVMFEMGIPMHAFDYDEIKGHLMKVELAKGGEDFTSVDGISYKLPKNAIIIKDNERIIDLAGIKGGLNSGIKQTTKNIFLHSTINNPVLIRRASIALGLRSDASAIYERGPDIGGTTKAINRVVDLILETAGGKVSSKIIDLKDKDYKPYNLKLRLDRLSNVLGININKENVIKILDSLNLKPKLKNKEVICLIPTKRSDLKIEEDLIEEVARIYGYNKFPLTLPQGEVRKEKIAYFQDDSIQKKLREIMISSGYSETMNYSLVSEKTIKNSLGKTENHIKITNPVSEEYQYLRTSLLPSLIMATKINQETKIKLFEIDKVFPEENYKISAVANGVEFREFKGVIDLILERLPISDYEIIFETKDNIWHPTKSATIKINDKEIGYFGEINPQVKENFGIKDMLWAFELDIETLHKNIKQKIYRPISNYPPQIEDLTFTFPAKTRIREVINSIKKTSQLIKKVELIDIFENAFTFRIIYQSFQKTLDNKTVKRIREKIIRNLNKNYAGKIK; via the coding sequence ATGTTAGTTCCAATTTCCTGGCTCAAAGAATACGTAGAAATAAAAATGCCGCTTCAAGATTTGATGTGGCGCTTAACAGAGATTGGCTTAACTTGCGAAAGGACAGAAAAAATAAATGGAGAAGACGTCCTAGATATAGAAGTTACAGCCAATAGACCAGACTGGATGAGTATTTTGGGTGTAGCTCAAGAGGTAGCGGCAATACAAAATACAAAAGTCAAAGAACCCGCTCTAAAAAAGATAAAAATACCCAAAGACAGCTGGCCAATAAAGCTCGAAAACAATTTTCAAGCAATAAGACGCTGGACAGGAATTATAATCTCAGATATTGAAATTAAACCTTCACCAACGTGGCTTCAAAAGAGATTAATCTCAGTTAACTTAAGACCTATAAACAACGTTGTTGATATCACCAATTTTGTAATGTTTGAAATGGGCATCCCCATGCATGCCTTTGATTACGATGAGATTAAAGGGCATCTAATGAAAGTTGAGCTTGCCAAAGGGGGAGAGGATTTTACTAGCGTCGATGGAATTTCCTATAAACTTCCCAAAAATGCAATAATTATAAAGGATAACGAAAGAATTATTGATTTAGCAGGAATAAAAGGTGGTTTAAATTCGGGGATAAAACAAACCACAAAAAACATATTTCTCCATTCGACCATAAACAATCCAGTCCTGATTAGGAGAGCTTCTATAGCCTTGGGTTTAAGAAGCGATGCATCTGCAATCTATGAAAGGGGACCAGATATAGGAGGAACTACAAAAGCCATAAACAGAGTGGTAGACCTAATACTTGAAACAGCAGGGGGAAAAGTCTCATCAAAAATTATTGATCTAAAAGATAAAGATTATAAACCATATAACCTTAAATTAAGACTTGATCGCCTAAGTAATGTACTAGGTATTAATATCAACAAAGAAAACGTGATTAAAATTCTTGACAGTCTCAATCTTAAACCCAAATTAAAAAATAAAGAAGTAATTTGCCTTATACCAACAAAGAGAAGTGATCTTAAGATTGAAGAAGATTTGATTGAAGAGGTTGCAAGAATCTACGGATATAACAAATTTCCACTAACACTACCTCAAGGAGAGGTTAGAAAAGAAAAAATAGCTTATTTTCAAGACGATTCTATTCAAAAAAAATTACGCGAGATAATGATATCCTCAGGATATTCAGAAACAATGAATTACTCACTGGTATCAGAAAAAACTATTAAAAATAGCCTTGGAAAGACCGAAAATCATATTAAAATAACAAACCCAGTAAGTGAGGAGTACCAATATCTTCGCACATCACTTCTACCAAGTTTAATTATGGCAACAAAGATCAACCAAGAAACAAAAATAAAATTATTTGAGATTGACAAAGTCTTTCCTGAAGAAAATTATAAAATATCAGCAGTTGCAAATGGAGTTGAATTTAGAGAATTCAAGGGTGTAATTGATCTAATACTAGAAAGGCTCCCGATTTCAGATTATGAAATAATATTTGAAACCAAAGACAATATTTGGCATCCAACAAAAAGCGCAACCATTAAGATAAATGATAAAGAAATTGGCTACTTTGGTGAAATCAATCCTCAAGTAAAAGAAAATTTTGGTATAAAAGATATGCTTTGGGCATTTGAGCTTGATATAGAAACTTTACATAAAAATATAAAACAAAAGATATATAGACCTATAAGTAACTATCCCCCGCAAATTGAGGATCTAACTTTTACGTTTCCCGCCAAAACAAGGATAAGAGAAGTCATAAATTCAATTAAAAAAACCAGTCAATTAATCAAAAAAGTGGAGTTGATAGATATATTTGAAAATGCCTTTACATTCAGAATAATTTACCAGAGTTTTCAAAAAACCCTAGATAATAAAACTGTAAAGAGAATCAGAGAAAAAATAATAAGAAATTTGAACAAAAATTACGCGGGAAAAATAAAATAA
- the tyrS gene encoding tyrosine--tRNA ligase, translating to MNVEEVLTRGVEEILPSKKGLADLISRRKITLYQGFDPTADSLHIGHLAGIMKLRQFQKLGHKVIFLIGDFTAQIGDPTGKISARKKLTKEQVQKNLKGWLKIIRRLIDFKGKNKAIISYNSKWNEKITFEDLIEITSNFTVQQMIERDMFQERIKMGNPIYLHEFLYPVAQAIDSVKMGVDLEIGGTDQLFNMLAGRQLVKATTGKEKYVMTLKLLSDKEGKKVGKTEGNAIFLNQPPEDIFGAIMSFPDQILKTAFELFTDQNLEALEKSIKQDPMREKKRLAFEITKIIYGERKAANAQKIFEKNFQQKAPIYNLKIKKGKNLLETVSNVLKSKSEAKRLINAGSVDINEQTVKNYLIPVRSGDRIKIGKKIFAIVE from the coding sequence ATGAATGTAGAAGAAGTATTAACAAGAGGAGTAGAAGAAATATTACCTTCAAAAAAGGGCCTTGCTGATCTCATATCCAGAAGGAAGATTACCTTATACCAAGGCTTTGATCCAACAGCTGATTCTCTTCATATAGGACATTTAGCTGGAATCATGAAACTTAGGCAATTCCAAAAACTTGGCCACAAGGTAATTTTTCTAATCGGAGATTTTACCGCTCAAATAGGAGATCCCACCGGCAAAATTTCTGCGCGCAAAAAACTCACCAAAGAACAGGTTCAAAAAAATCTAAAAGGCTGGCTAAAAATAATCAGGCGTTTAATAGATTTCAAGGGTAAAAACAAAGCTATTATATCCTATAACTCCAAATGGAACGAAAAGATAACATTTGAGGATTTAATAGAAATAACAAGCAATTTCACTGTTCAGCAAATGATAGAGCGTGACATGTTCCAAGAGAGAATAAAAATGGGTAATCCAATCTACCTCCATGAATTTTTATATCCAGTAGCTCAAGCCATAGACAGTGTAAAGATGGGGGTAGATCTTGAAATAGGAGGAACTGACCAGCTTTTTAACATGTTGGCAGGTAGACAACTAGTAAAAGCGACAACAGGCAAAGAAAAATATGTGATGACACTAAAACTTTTGTCTGACAAAGAGGGGAAAAAAGTGGGCAAAACAGAAGGCAATGCAATTTTTCTTAATCAACCACCAGAAGATATATTTGGAGCAATAATGTCGTTCCCTGATCAAATACTAAAAACCGCTTTTGAACTCTTTACCGACCAGAATTTAGAGGCCTTAGAAAAGTCAATTAAGCAAGATCCAATGAGAGAAAAGAAAAGACTTGCATTTGAAATAACTAAGATAATCTACGGTGAAAGAAAAGCAGCAAATGCTCAAAAAATATTTGAAAAAAACTTTCAACAAAAAGCTCCCATTTATAATCTGAAAATCAAAAAGGGTAAAAATCTCTTAGAAACTGTCTCAAATGTTTTGAAAAGTAAATCCGAAGCCAAAAGACTTATCAACGCTGGTTCTGTTGATATTAACGAACAAACCGTTAAGAACTACTTAATCCCTGTAAGAAGTGGTGATAGAATAAAGATCGGCAAAAAGATATTTGCAATTGTAGAATAA
- the recG gene encoding ATP-dependent DNA helicase RecG, which translates to MDLNDPVTKLPLVGHHYSSLLEKANISTVYDLLFYIPYRYLDFSKETEIAKAKIGDIVTICGKVVEIKNTYTKRGLTIQTAKVIDKTGAINIIWFNQPYLVNNIKKNEIYSFAGKITLFKNKKTIVSPEYEKKEKSGIHTGRLVPLYSSIKGITSKWLRSRINQALEIYKDKIEEKLPTSTLRKLGYPKINDAFWYIHHPQNEEEIKKGRERLAFEEFLKLQITSLIKKINWQKNNTAPILKNNQETIKSFLKLIPFELTRSQERSVKEIATDLNNKIPMNRLLEGDVGSGKTIVAAFACFLAVKNKKKSVLMAPTEILAKQHYNTFKKIFEKEKIGIGLATASEKKNLENSDIIIGTHALIYKSVNFDKIGLIVIDEQHKFGVKQRASLVEKVKKGEYQPHILTMTATPIPRTIALTAYGNLDLSLLEEMPKGKRNVVTWIVPEEKRIPAYLWIKEKIEKEREQVFVVCPLIEESEKESMKQIKAAESEYIKLKEIFKNQKIGLLHGKLKTKEKDEIIQKYKNGEISILVSTPVVEVGIDVPNANIMIIEAADRFGLAQLHQLRGRVGRGEKKGYCLLFSESQSKKAYKRLEALRKESSGFKLAEIDLSLRGPGEVWGTKQHGFPELKVAKWSDTEIIKKARETAEEILSNKNKYKKIISEWESKIV; encoded by the coding sequence ATGGATTTAAACGATCCTGTTACAAAACTCCCTCTTGTGGGGCATCATTATTCTTCACTACTTGAAAAAGCTAATATTTCAACCGTTTACGATCTTCTTTTTTATATTCCTTATCGCTATCTTGACTTCAGCAAAGAAACAGAAATAGCCAAAGCAAAAATAGGCGATATCGTTACTATCTGTGGCAAAGTAGTTGAGATTAAAAATACATACACAAAAAGAGGACTGACAATCCAAACCGCCAAAGTTATTGATAAAACTGGAGCAATCAATATTATCTGGTTCAACCAACCTTACTTAGTTAATAATATTAAAAAAAACGAGATATATTCTTTCGCGGGAAAGATAACATTATTTAAAAACAAAAAAACTATAGTCTCACCGGAATATGAGAAAAAAGAAAAAAGTGGAATCCACACAGGAAGACTAGTACCCCTTTATAGCAGCATCAAAGGAATAACTTCCAAATGGTTAAGATCAAGGATTAACCAGGCGCTTGAAATATATAAAGATAAAATAGAAGAAAAATTGCCAACTTCTACTCTTAGAAAGCTAGGGTATCCAAAAATAAATGACGCATTTTGGTATATACACCATCCTCAAAATGAAGAGGAAATTAAAAAGGGAAGGGAAAGGTTGGCTTTTGAAGAATTCTTAAAACTTCAGATTACAAGCCTAATAAAGAAAATAAACTGGCAAAAAAACAACACCGCTCCCATATTAAAAAACAATCAAGAAACAATCAAGTCTTTCCTAAAACTCATTCCTTTCGAATTAACCAGAAGCCAAGAAAGAAGTGTTAAAGAAATAGCAACTGATCTAAACAATAAAATCCCAATGAATCGGCTTTTAGAAGGGGATGTTGGAAGTGGAAAAACTATTGTTGCGGCATTTGCTTGTTTTTTAGCAGTCAAAAACAAGAAAAAATCAGTCCTAATGGCACCAACTGAGATTTTGGCGAAACAGCACTACAACACTTTCAAAAAAATATTTGAAAAAGAAAAAATTGGAATAGGATTGGCAACAGCCTCAGAAAAAAAGAATCTTGAAAACTCAGACATAATTATTGGAACCCACGCTTTAATCTATAAAAGTGTCAATTTTGATAAAATTGGCCTTATTGTAATTGACGAACAACACAAATTTGGAGTTAAACAAAGAGCTTCTTTGGTTGAAAAGGTAAAAAAGGGAGAATATCAACCCCACATCTTGACTATGACAGCAACCCCAATTCCTAGAACTATAGCTCTTACTGCCTATGGAAATCTCGACCTATCTTTGCTTGAAGAAATGCCAAAAGGTAAAAGAAATGTTGTAACCTGGATTGTTCCAGAAGAAAAAAGAATCCCAGCCTACCTTTGGATAAAAGAAAAAATAGAAAAGGAAAGAGAACAGGTTTTTGTTGTTTGTCCATTAATTGAAGAGTCGGAAAAAGAAAGTATGAAGCAGATTAAAGCAGCAGAATCTGAATATATAAAACTGAAAGAAATATTTAAGAACCAAAAAATAGGCCTTCTTCATGGAAAATTAAAAACTAAAGAAAAGGATGAAATAATTCAAAAATACAAAAACGGAGAGATTAGTATATTAGTATCAACACCCGTTGTGGAAGTAGGAATTGATGTCCCTAATGCAAACATAATGATAATCGAGGCAGCAGATAGATTTGGATTGGCACAACTTCATCAACTAAGAGGAAGGGTGGGAAGAGGGGAAAAGAAGGGTTATTGTCTACTTTTTAGTGAAAGCCAGTCTAAAAAGGCCTACAAAAGGCTAGAGGCACTAAGAAAAGAGTCTTCGGGATTCAAATTAGCAGAGATTGACTTATCACTAAGGGGACCTGGTGAGGTTTGGGGAACAAAACAACATGGCTTTCCAGAACTTAAAGTAGCTAAATGGTCAGACACGGAAATAATCAAAAAGGCAAGAGAGACTGCTGAAGAAATATTATCTAACAAAAATAAATATAAAAAGATAATATCAGAGTGGGAAAGCAAAATCGTTTAG
- the rnc gene encoding ribonuclease 3, whose translation MKKFEDFKLIKDNFKNPKIIEEALTHRSWVNEHPGIRDNNERLEFLGDAILEFVVSKELFLKFPSKKEGFLTTLRANLVNTSSLAQTANSLGLGKELFLSKGEEETGGRKNPSLLANTLEAIIGALFIDQGLSKAEEFIQKNILNKTKEMIKQPLKDPKSRLQEKIQAQGLPAPKYTVIKESGPDHQKTFVVKATINGKDLAQGKGRSKSEAEQNAAKEALKGL comes from the coding sequence ATGAAGAAGTTTGAAGATTTTAAATTAATAAAAGATAATTTCAAAAATCCTAAAATCATAGAGGAGGCTTTAACACACCGTTCTTGGGTAAATGAACACCCTGGTATAAGAGACAATAATGAAAGATTAGAATTTCTAGGAGACGCCATACTTGAATTTGTAGTCTCAAAAGAGCTGTTTCTAAAGTTTCCATCTAAAAAGGAAGGTTTTCTAACCACACTAAGAGCCAACCTTGTTAACACTTCAAGTCTAGCTCAAACTGCAAATAGTTTAGGTTTAGGTAAAGAATTATTTCTGTCCAAAGGAGAAGAAGAAACAGGGGGAAGAAAAAACCCTTCTCTTTTGGCCAATACATTAGAGGCCATTATAGGAGCATTATTTATTGATCAAGGTCTCTCAAAAGCCGAAGAATTTATACAAAAAAATATACTCAACAAAACCAAAGAAATGATAAAACAACCACTAAAAGACCCCAAAAGCAGGCTTCAGGAAAAAATCCAGGCACAAGGATTGCCAGCACCAAAATACACTGTAATTAAAGAATCAGGTCCCGACCATCAAAAAACATTTGTAGTTAAAGCAACAATTAACGGTAAAGATCTAGCCCAAGGAAAAGGGAGAAGTAAATCTGAAGCTGAACAAAACGCAGCTAAAGAAGCGCTAAAGGGGTTGTAA
- the rpsP gene encoding 30S ribosomal protein S16: MIKIRLSRVGKNNNPFYRIVAIEETKKREGKANNVIGFWNPKENKIEINKEKLDKWLKMGAVLNQSVKKLLEI, from the coding sequence ATGATTAAAATCAGACTTTCAAGAGTAGGAAAAAACAACAACCCATTTTATAGAATTGTTGCTATAGAAGAAACCAAAAAGAGAGAGGGAAAAGCTAATAATGTAATAGGGTTCTGGAACCCAAAAGAAAATAAAATTGAAATTAATAAAGAAAAACTCGATAAGTGGTTAAAAATGGGAGCTGTTTTAAATCAATCAGTTAAAAAATTGCTCGAAATTTAA